In Haloimpatiens massiliensis, the following are encoded in one genomic region:
- a CDS encoding TraR/DksA C4-type zinc finger protein, translating to MDLKNREHFKNKLLSQKKDVEMLLQQMEDNDTINSNMGLEDELSNYDNHPADLGGNLYEKEKGIALKEHEITIIKKIDDALRNIEGGSYGKCKGCGKEILKERLEFIPYAQYCTKCQNEINTASVAKQRPIEEEVLKTPFGYGYNDLTDKVEFDAEDSYQSVERFNEPYNSYSSVKYYNYGDFDENEDEIGYVEPIERISNDQYKNQLPD from the coding sequence ATGGACCTTAAAAATAGGGAACATTTTAAAAATAAACTTTTAAGTCAAAAAAAAGATGTAGAAATGCTGCTACAACAGATGGAAGATAACGATACTATAAATAGCAATATGGGATTAGAAGATGAGTTATCTAATTATGACAACCATCCTGCAGATTTAGGTGGCAATCTTTATGAAAAGGAAAAGGGTATTGCACTTAAGGAACATGAAATAACTATAATAAAGAAAATAGATGATGCTTTAAGAAACATAGAAGGTGGTTCTTATGGTAAATGTAAAGGCTGTGGAAAAGAAATACTGAAGGAAAGATTGGAATTTATACCTTATGCACAGTATTGTACTAAGTGTCAAAATGAAATTAATACTGCTTCTGTAGCAAAACAAAGACCTATAGAAGAGGAAGTATTAAAAACTCCCTTTGGATATGGTTATAATGATTTAACTGATAAAGTAGAATTTGATGCAGAGGACAGTTATCAAAGCGTAGAAAGATTTAATGAACCTTATAATAGTTATAGCTCAGTAAAATATTATAATTATGGGGATTTTGATGAGAATGAGGATGAGATAGGTTATGTGGAACCTATTGAAAGAATAAGTAATGATCAATACAAAAATCAGTTACCAGATTAA
- the aroF gene encoding 3-deoxy-7-phosphoheptulonate synthase, whose translation MKNLLVDKNSGEDIKVKVGDFCIGNEKKIIISGPCSVENYEIMLNIAKRLKNVGVHMLRGGAFKPRTSPYDFQGLQFDGLKILKKVGEDLSMPVVSEVMDTRDLEEALKYVDLIQIGSRNMYNYSLLKEVGKLKVPVLLKRGMSATISEWLYAAEYIMSEGNNNIILCERGIRTFEQYTRNTLDLNAVAVVRKKYRLPIIVDPSHGTGIRELVSDMSIAAIAAGAHGLIIESHISPDKAISDSKQTISIETLEKIIKKVNKLEEVLD comes from the coding sequence ATGAAAAACTTATTGGTAGATAAAAATAGTGGAGAAGATATAAAAGTAAAAGTAGGAGATTTTTGCATAGGCAATGAGAAGAAAATAATAATATCAGGGCCTTGTTCAGTGGAAAACTACGAAATTATGTTAAACATTGCTAAAAGATTAAAAAATGTTGGAGTACACATGTTAAGAGGAGGGGCTTTTAAACCTCGAACTTCTCCATATGATTTTCAGGGATTACAATTTGATGGATTAAAGATATTAAAGAAAGTTGGAGAAGATCTTTCGATGCCAGTGGTTTCAGAAGTAATGGACACTAGGGATTTAGAAGAAGCTTTGAAATATGTGGATCTTATACAAATAGGCTCTAGAAATATGTATAATTATAGCTTGCTAAAGGAAGTAGGTAAATTAAAAGTACCTGTACTTTTAAAAAGAGGTATGAGTGCTACAATATCTGAATGGCTTTATGCTGCTGAATACATAATGTCTGAAGGAAATAATAATATTATTTTATGTGAGAGAGGTATAAGAACCTTTGAACAATATACAAGAAATACTTTAGACTTAAATGCTGTAGCAGTAGTAAGAAAGAAGTATAGACTTCCAATAATTGTAGATCCTAGCCATGGAACGGGTATTAGAGAGTTAGTATCGGATATGTCTATAGCGGCTATAGCAGCAGGAGCTCATGGACTTATTATAGAAAGCCATATAAGTCCAGATAAAGCTATTTCAGATAGTAAACAGACTATTTCTATAGAAACGTTAGAAAAAATAATAAAAAAAGTAAATAAACTGGAAGAAGTATTAGATTGA
- a CDS encoding YggS family pyridoxal phosphate-dependent enzyme — protein MSIEENIKHVLNELKEGTTLIAVSKTRNIEEMEHAYDMGIRDFGENKVQELVDKYDKFHQDVRWHLIGHLQTNKVKYIVGKVHLIHSLDSIKLLKEIQKRFKAKEAVANVLIQINIGEEESKTGIYLSEMDELIDECAQCSNVNVRGLMCIIPKGTEEENRKYFRKMNNIFQELKNRSYENISMEILSMGMSGDYKVALDEGSNMIRVGQGIFGPRNYK, from the coding sequence TTGTCTATAGAAGAAAATATTAAACATGTTTTAAATGAATTAAAAGAAGGTACTACACTTATTGCCGTCTCTAAAACTAGAAATATAGAGGAAATGGAACATGCATATGACATGGGCATAAGGGATTTTGGGGAAAATAAAGTACAGGAATTAGTAGATAAGTATGATAAATTTCACCAAGACGTCCGTTGGCATTTAATAGGTCACCTTCAGACAAACAAGGTAAAATATATAGTAGGGAAAGTTCATTTAATTCATTCTTTAGACAGCATAAAGCTGTTAAAGGAAATACAGAAGAGGTTTAAGGCTAAAGAGGCTGTGGCAAATGTATTAATACAAATTAATATAGGTGAAGAAGAGAGTAAAACAGGAATTTATTTAAGTGAAATGGATGAACTTATAGATGAATGTGCGCAATGTAGTAATGTGAATGTAAGAGGCCTTATGTGCATAATACCTAAAGGGACAGAAGAGGAAAATAGAAAGTACTTTAGAAAAATGAATAATATTTTTCAAGAGTTAAAAAATAGAAGTTATGAGAACATAAGTATGGAGATACTATCTATGGGCATGTCTGGTGACTATAAAGTTGCACTAGATGAGGGCTCGAACATGATAAGGGTAGGCCAAGGAATATTTGGACCTAGAAATTATAAATAG
- a CDS encoding RNA-binding protein, giving the protein MDKIKLSNVDDKIWLAYKTNMVFYSSEFYTPDECNEIKVISNKRGVNFYSYGVFKDAERKMVAFSAEEEKKLFYPLELLKIKANTKFLNLKHRDFLGSIMALGIKREKLGDLILKNDCCYLPVAKDMVDFIKYNLQYINKSPCKISLLDIINDEIPQYSFEERVIITTSNRLDSMVSSLCNVSRSKSIEWIEMGNILIDYVPVCKKDYRVKANSVITVRGYGKYRIGDILGYTQKDRIKIEIKKFI; this is encoded by the coding sequence ATGGATAAAATTAAATTATCAAACGTAGATGATAAAATTTGGTTAGCTTATAAAACTAATATGGTGTTTTATTCTAGTGAATTCTATACACCAGATGAGTGTAATGAAATTAAAGTAATAAGCAACAAGCGAGGTGTTAATTTTTATTCTTATGGTGTCTTTAAAGATGCAGAAAGAAAGATGGTTGCCTTTTCAGCTGAAGAAGAAAAGAAACTATTTTATCCATTAGAGTTATTAAAAATAAAAGCTAACACCAAATTTTTAAATCTTAAGCATAGAGACTTTTTAGGTTCCATTATGGCATTGGGAATTAAAAGAGAAAAGCTAGGAGATTTAATTTTAAAGAATGATTGTTGCTACCTTCCAGTTGCAAAAGATATGGTAGATTTTATAAAATATAATTTACAATATATAAACAAAAGCCCGTGTAAAATATCCCTTTTAGATATCATAAATGATGAAATACCACAGTATAGTTTTGAAGAAAGGGTAATAATAACAACTTCTAATAGACTAGATTCTATGGTTAGCAGTTTATGTAATGTATCTAGAAGTAAGTCTATTGAGTGGATTGAAATGGGTAACATATTAATAGATTATGTGCCAGTGTGTAAAAAAGATTATAGAGTTAAAGCTAATTCAGTTATAACGGTGAGAGGTTATGGGAAATATAGAATAGGAGATATTTTAGGATATACTCAAAAAGATAGAATTAAAATAGAAATAAAAAAATTTATTTAA
- a CDS encoding small basic family protein, with translation MIALVGLILGIILGAVLNINIPDKFSPYISVAIFACLDSVFGALKASLAKQFRVDIFISGFFGNAVLAAALAYLGDKLGVPIYLAAVIVFGSRIFDNFATIRRVLIEKAKSHQ, from the coding sequence ATGATAGCTCTAGTAGGATTAATTTTAGGAATAATTTTAGGTGCTGTTTTAAATATAAATATACCGGATAAGTTTTCACCATATATATCTGTTGCGATATTTGCTTGCTTGGATTCTGTATTTGGAGCCTTAAAGGCAAGCTTAGCTAAGCAATTTAGAGTAGATATATTTATATCTGGTTTTTTTGGAAATGCAGTTCTTGCAGCAGCATTGGCTTATTTAGGAGATAAATTGGGAGTTCCTATTTATTTGGCAGCAGTTATAGTTTTTGGTAGTAGAATATTTGACAACTTTGCTACCATAAGAAGAGTGCTTATTGAAAAAGCTAAATCACATCAGTGA
- a CDS encoding RluA family pseudouridine synthase: protein MKEENKYLFKVEEEFEGLRIDLFLAEAMDGKSRSYIQKLIKDGNATVNKEIKKSNYKLKEKDIVELSIPEPIELNIQPEDITLDIIYEDSDVIVVNKPQGMVVHPAPGVYSGTLVNALLYHCKDLSGINGITRPGIVHRIDKDTSGVLVVAKNDNSHNCLALQLKEHSMNREYIALTEGVIKENEGKVDAPIGRHKTERIKMAVIQSGKKAVTHFKVEKLYRNNTLIRCKLETGRTHQIRVHMAYIGHPLVGDPVYGYKKQKYKLEGQMLHAHKLGFIHPTTGKYVEFSTPLPDYFQNLIEKLENCL, encoded by the coding sequence ATGAAAGAGGAAAATAAATATTTATTTAAAGTAGAAGAGGAATTTGAAGGTTTAAGAATAGATTTATTTCTTGCAGAAGCGATGGATGGCAAATCCAGATCTTATATACAAAAATTAATAAAAGATGGGAATGCTACAGTAAACAAGGAAATAAAAAAGAGTAATTATAAATTGAAAGAAAAGGATATAGTTGAATTATCCATACCAGAACCTATAGAATTAAATATACAACCAGAAGATATCACATTAGATATAATATATGAGGATAGTGATGTTATAGTAGTTAATAAACCGCAAGGAATGGTGGTACATCCAGCTCCGGGAGTTTACAGTGGAACACTGGTAAATGCTCTATTATATCATTGCAAAGATTTATCTGGTATAAATGGCATAACACGTCCAGGTATTGTTCACAGAATAGATAAGGATACTTCAGGCGTTTTAGTAGTAGCTAAAAATGATAATTCTCATAATTGTTTGGCATTGCAGCTTAAAGAGCATTCTATGAATAGAGAGTATATTGCCCTTACAGAAGGCGTTATAAAAGAAAATGAAGGCAAAGTAGATGCACCTATAGGAAGACATAAAACTGAAAGAATTAAGATGGCTGTAATCCAAAGTGGAAAGAAGGCTGTTACGCATTTTAAAGTAGAAAAGTTATATAGAAATAATACACTTATAAGATGTAAATTAGAAACGGGAAGAACGCATCAAATAAGAGTACATATGGCTTATATTGGTCATCCACTGGTGGGGGATCCGGTATATGGATATAAAAAGCAAAAATATAAATTAGAAGGGCAAATGCTTCATGCGCATAAACTTGGATTTATACATCCTACTACAGGAAAATATGTAGAATTCTCTACGCCTCTTCCAGATTATTTTCAAAATCTTATTGAAAAATTGGAAAATTGCCTGTAA
- the pyrR gene encoding bifunctional pyr operon transcriptional regulator/uracil phosphoribosyltransferase PyrR, with protein MKLKAVILDEKAMGRTLTRIAHEIIEKNKGVKDVVLIGIKRRGYPLAERIAKLIEIIEGEKVQVGSVDITLYRDDLSPLNEQPIINNNNLQVKIEGKKAVLVDDVLYTGRTARAALEAIIDNGRPDRIELAVLVDRGHRELPIRADFVGKNIPTSRKENISVEVKEIDGSDSVKIYE; from the coding sequence ATGAAACTTAAAGCAGTTATTTTAGACGAGAAAGCTATGGGGAGAACACTTACAAGAATAGCCCATGAAATAATAGAGAAAAATAAAGGTGTAAAGGATGTAGTTTTAATAGGAATAAAGAGAAGAGGGTATCCACTTGCAGAAAGAATAGCTAAATTAATAGAAATCATAGAAGGAGAGAAGGTTCAAGTGGGAAGCGTAGATATTACTCTATATAGAGATGATTTGTCCCCATTAAATGAGCAACCAATAATAAATAACAATAATTTGCAAGTAAAAATAGAAGGAAAGAAAGCAGTGTTAGTAGATGACGTATTATACACAGGAAGAACTGCAAGAGCAGCTCTTGAAGCTATTATAGACAATGGAAGACCCGATAGAATAGAACTAGCTGTATTAGTAGATAGGGGTCATCGTGAGCTTCCTATAAGAGCTGATTTTGTTGGAAAGAACATACCTACATCACGAAAGGAAAATATTTCAGTTGAAGTTAAGGAAATAGATGGAAGTGATTCGGTAAAAATTTACGAATGA
- the lspA gene encoding signal peptidase II, translating to MEIIIIILGVLLDRITKFWSINILSSIGEIKILDGFFSFYYLENTGAAFGIMKNKIYFLSIITVLVLSGVIYYLVCKKPKSKVLRISLSLIIAGAIGNLVDRILYKYVIDFIMLHYKNVYYFPVFNVADILVCIGTFLLIIFLIKEDKNERGK from the coding sequence ATGGAAATAATCATAATAATACTTGGTGTATTACTTGATAGGATTACAAAGTTTTGGAGCATAAACATATTATCTAGTATTGGAGAAATAAAAATATTAGATGGTTTTTTTAGTTTTTATTATTTAGAGAATACTGGTGCAGCATTTGGTATAATGAAAAACAAAATATATTTTTTAAGTATAATAACTGTATTGGTATTAAGTGGTGTAATTTATTATTTAGTATGTAAAAAACCAAAAAGTAAAGTACTAAGAATAAGTTTATCTCTAATAATTGCTGGAGCCATAGGAAACTTGGTAGATAGGATTTTATATAAGTATGTAATTGACTTTATAATGCTTCATTACAAAAATGTTTATTATTTCCCAGTATTTAATGTGGCTGACATATTAGTTTGTATAGGTACTTTTTTATTAATAATTTTTTTAATAAAGGAAGATAAGAATGAAAGAGGAAAATAA
- the aroB gene encoding 3-dehydroquinate synthase has product MHEIIVGKDDKAYRVYLENTMDRFLGALKEYKINRENKIFLITDDLIYTTYKNSIDNLKKRIPFEIFYFKNGEDRKNIDTVKKIYDFLIEKKAHRQSILIALGGGVVGDLVGFVASTYMRGIRYINIPTTLLSQVDSCIGGKVAFNYGGIKNVIGDFYDPEFVYISLNFLKTLDEKEVLNGLGEIIKYGLISDGKLLNFLNENAAQLLNLEHDKLVHVILECLKIKNKIVVQDTRDLNLRNVLNFGHTIGHGVEVDSRYKVSHGVAVALGILVAIKLSEIKLGLNESIYDKLQNLYRKLGLPTSYKVDNYKSFMYSINRDKKNINENINMVLLEDIGKFKIKVIVKAEDILNALKLSINKEDQ; this is encoded by the coding sequence ATGCATGAAATAATAGTTGGTAAAGATGATAAAGCGTATAGAGTATACTTAGAAAATACTATGGATAGATTTTTAGGAGCGCTTAAAGAGTATAAAATAAATAGAGAAAATAAAATATTTCTAATAACAGATGATTTAATATACACCACATATAAAAATAGTATTGATAATTTAAAAAAGAGAATTCCTTTCGAAATATTTTATTTTAAAAATGGTGAAGATAGAAAAAATATAGATACAGTTAAAAAAATATACGATTTTTTAATAGAAAAAAAGGCTCATAGACAAAGTATATTAATAGCTTTAGGTGGAGGAGTAGTTGGTGACTTAGTGGGATTTGTAGCGTCTACGTACATGAGAGGAATAAGATATATAAATATACCAACCACTCTATTATCACAGGTGGATAGTTGTATAGGTGGTAAGGTTGCCTTTAACTATGGAGGCATAAAAAACGTAATAGGAGATTTTTATGATCCAGAATTTGTTTATATTTCTTTGAATTTTTTAAAAACTCTGGATGAAAAAGAAGTTTTAAATGGATTGGGAGAAATAATAAAATATGGTCTAATTTCTGATGGGAAACTCTTAAATTTTTTAAATGAAAATGCAGCACAGCTTTTAAATTTAGAACATGACAAGTTAGTGCATGTAATATTAGAGTGTTTAAAAATTAAAAATAAAATAGTAGTTCAGGATACTAGGGATTTAAATTTAAGAAATGTATTGAATTTTGGACATACCATAGGCCATGGAGTGGAAGTAGATTCAAGATATAAAGTATCTCATGGAGTAGCAGTGGCATTAGGTATATTAGTAGCAATAAAGCTTTCTGAGATTAAATTAGGTTTAAACGAATCTATTTATGATAAACTGCAAAATTTATATAGAAAACTGGGATTGCCTACTAGCTATAAGGTTGACAATTATAAATCCTTTATGTATTCTATTAATCGTGATAAGAAAAATATAAATGAAAATATTAACATGGTATTATTGGAAGATATAGGTAAATTTAAGATAAAAGTTATCGTAAAGGCTGAAGATATTTTAAATGCATTAAAATTGAGTATTAACAAGGAGGATCAATAA
- a CDS encoding YggT family protein, which translates to MVFRFFNILLTFLEYAIFIDVILSWVPFGRENEFIRILHIITEPLLRPGRELQQRLIPGLMIDLSPIIALLIIGILRRVVLTLFMGF; encoded by the coding sequence ATGGTCTTTAGATTTTTTAATATATTATTAACTTTTCTAGAATATGCAATATTTATAGATGTTATTTTATCATGGGTTCCATTTGGAAGAGAGAATGAATTTATAAGGATACTTCATATTATTACAGAGCCTTTATTGCGTCCAGGAAGAGAGCTACAACAAAGATTAATTCCTGGTTTAATGATTGATCTTTCTCCTATAATAGCTTTATTAATTATAGGTATATTAAGAAGAGTGGTACTTACTTTATTTATGGGATTTTAG
- a CDS encoding 5'-methylthioadenosine/adenosylhomocysteine nucleosidase, with product MAIGIIGAMDEEIEILLKELDLQTKKIKATMEFNRGILWGKNVVIVRSGIGKVNAAICAQILIDDFKVDSLINVGIAGGVGEKIYPGDVVIGESLIQHDMDTSVFGDKIGQVPRLDTFDFKSSCKLVEYAKQACKSIEEHNCFVGPIVSGDQFINDVEKIKWFYEEFGAYACEMEGASIAQVCYLNKIPFVVIRSISDNANNGAHIDYEIFKDIAVKNSCSILRNMLSSM from the coding sequence ATGGCTATAGGAATTATAGGAGCGATGGATGAAGAAATAGAGATATTACTAAAAGAGTTAGATTTGCAGACAAAAAAAATAAAAGCTACAATGGAATTTAATAGAGGAATACTATGGGGTAAAAATGTAGTAATTGTGAGAAGTGGCATAGGAAAGGTAAATGCAGCTATATGTGCACAAATACTTATAGATGATTTTAAGGTGGATTCACTAATAAATGTAGGAATTGCTGGAGGAGTGGGAGAGAAAATATATCCTGGAGATGTGGTTATCGGAGAAAGTTTAATTCAGCATGATATGGATACTTCTGTATTTGGAGATAAAATAGGTCAAGTGCCAAGATTAGATACCTTTGATTTTAAAAGCAGTTGTAAGCTTGTAGAGTATGCAAAGCAAGCATGCAAAAGTATAGAAGAACACAATTGTTTTGTAGGACCAATAGTTTCAGGTGATCAGTTTATAAATGATGTGGAAAAAATAAAATGGTTTTATGAGGAATTTGGAGCCTATGCCTGTGAAATGGAAGGTGCTAGTATTGCGCAAGTTTGCTATTTGAATAAAATACCTTTTGTAGTAATAAGATCTATTTCAGATAATGCTAATAATGGTGCACATATAGATTATGAAATTTTCAAGGATATAGCAGTAAAAAATTCTTGTAGTATATTAAGAAATATGCTTAGCAGTATGTAG
- a CDS encoding DUF881 domain-containing protein: MRTNEAHIFVLISCIIIGILISMNIDFKSEKINNFLSVDQYQNAYADRSKLYNEISNLKSQYRKYNSKLAKYKNSEEDRYKIIADIQDELQENKAILGMTDVEGEGITITVNDAIDEYNTTGSEDYLVHFYDIIFIINDLKSAGAEAIEVNGQRIVDGTYDYCGGTNIKLNGITIVSPFYINAIGNKDVMEKYMLMNENYLKYLMILRKINVDVKVQDNIKINSYVGSKEYKKAKPKIK; this comes from the coding sequence ATGAGGACTAATGAAGCTCATATATTTGTATTAATTTCATGTATAATTATAGGAATTTTAATTTCTATGAATATAGATTTTAAAAGTGAGAAAATTAATAATTTCTTGTCAGTAGATCAATATCAAAATGCTTATGCAGATAGAAGTAAACTGTACAATGAAATTAGTAATTTAAAAAGTCAGTACAGAAAGTATAATTCAAAGCTTGCTAAGTATAAAAATAGCGAAGAGGATAGATATAAAATTATAGCCGATATACAAGATGAATTACAAGAAAATAAGGCTATTTTAGGTATGACTGATGTGGAGGGAGAAGGAATAACTATCACAGTTAATGATGCTATAGATGAATATAATACTACAGGAAGCGAAGATTATTTAGTACATTTTTACGATATTATATTTATAATAAATGATTTAAAGAGTGCAGGAGCAGAAGCTATTGAGGTAAACGGACAGAGAATAGTAGATGGGACCTATGATTATTGCGGAGGAACTAATATTAAACTAAATGGAATAACCATAGTATCTCCTTTTTATATTAATGCTATAGGTAATAAAGATGTTATGGAAAAATATATGCTTATGAATGAAAATTATTTAAAGTATTTGATGATTCTTAGGAAAATAAATGTAGATGTGAAGGTTCAGGACAATATAAAGATAAATTCTTATGTAGGCAGTAAAGAATATAAGAAGGCAAAACCAAAGATAAAATAA
- a CDS encoding cell division protein SepF: MSGKMLNKVMGIFGLEDEYEELEEDEMEMEEEKEDEIECYDISNNKKQSKVVNIHTNASAKVVIVKPESFDEAAGICDDLKNRKIVVVNTSNLEGKLAQRLLDFIGGASYVLNGSLQEVERNVYILSPSNVAVSNELKNELSKGIFSFTK, from the coding sequence ATGTCAGGTAAAATGTTAAATAAAGTTATGGGTATATTTGGTTTGGAAGATGAGTATGAAGAATTAGAAGAAGATGAAATGGAAATGGAAGAAGAAAAAGAAGATGAGATAGAATGTTATGATATATCAAATAATAAGAAACAAAGCAAAGTTGTAAATATACATACTAATGCTTCGGCAAAGGTAGTAATAGTGAAACCTGAATCTTTTGATGAAGCAGCAGGTATATGTGATGATTTAAAAAACAGAAAAATAGTTGTAGTAAATACATCAAATTTAGAGGGTAAATTAGCACAACGTCTTTTAGATTTTATTGGTGGTGCAAGTTATGTTTTAAATGGTAGCTTGCAGGAAGTGGAAAGAAATGTATACATACTATCACCATCAAATGTAGCTGTTAGTAATGAGCTTAAAAATGAACTTTCCAAAGGAATATTTAGCTTCACTAAATAG
- a CDS encoding DivIVA domain-containing protein yields MGVITPVDINNKEFKRCFRGYDVDDVDEFLDLIVEDYEKVYKENISLKEKLHLQNEKVEHYSKIEETIQNTLILAQNAAEQAKKAAQQEADLIIKNANDSSQRILDKAHNDVVKINDDYDTIKQEFLKFTNKFRNFMKSQLDMFESLEKDFVKNYNVGSPIEDIGEKNIEDFANDEKNAELDIKDFEENELKEDDLNQIKSFFAKED; encoded by the coding sequence ATGGGTGTGATAACTCCTGTAGATATAAACAATAAAGAATTTAAAAGATGTTTTAGGGGATACGACGTAGATGATGTTGATGAATTTTTGGATCTTATAGTAGAAGATTACGAAAAGGTATATAAAGAAAATATATCTTTAAAAGAAAAATTGCATCTTCAAAATGAGAAAGTTGAACACTATTCAAAAATTGAAGAAACTATACAAAATACATTGATTTTAGCACAAAATGCAGCTGAACAAGCCAAAAAGGCAGCTCAACAGGAAGCAGATTTAATTATTAAAAATGCCAATGATTCTTCGCAAAGAATATTGGATAAAGCGCATAATGATGTAGTTAAAATAAATGATGATTATGATACAATAAAACAAGAATTCCTTAAATTTACTAATAAATTTAGAAACTTTATGAAGAGTCAATTAGATATGTTCGAAAGTTTGGAAAAAGACTTTGTAAAGAATTATAATGTAGGAAGTCCTATTGAAGATATAGGGGAAAAAAACATAGAAGATTTTGCTAATGATGAAAAAAATGCTGAATTGGACATAAAGGATTTTGAAGAGAATGAGTTAAAAGAAGATGATTTGAATCAAATAAAAAGCTTTTTTGCAAAAGAAGATTAA
- a CDS encoding THUMP domain-containing class I SAM-dependent RNA methyltransferase, producing MYELIATSTFGLESVVAKELKQLGYEDLKVENGKVTFEGDEYDIALCNIWLRCADRVLIKVTEFKAESFEELYQGTLKVNWGDIIPEDGFMHITGKSVKSKLFSVPDCQSIVKKAVVESMKRKYNKEWFSEDGPEYKIEVALLKDIVTLTIDTSGPGLHKRGYREKAGEAPMKETLAAALVLLSNWNSSKLLIDPCCGSGTIAIEAALIGKNIAPGLNRNFVSENWPQIPKEVWEQTRDYAKRKINNEDLKIMALDINKGVLRTARENAKGAGISEYIHFQQIPVQEFTTKKKGACVISNPPYGERIGEIKEVESIYKRLGELYKENDTWSFFIITSNECFQKNFGRKADKNRKLYNGRIKCYYYQYIR from the coding sequence ATGTATGAATTGATAGCAACATCCACTTTTGGTTTAGAGTCTGTGGTGGCAAAAGAATTAAAACAATTGGGTTATGAAGATTTGAAGGTAGAAAATGGTAAGGTTACTTTTGAGGGAGATGAATATGATATAGCTTTGTGTAACATTTGGCTTAGATGTGCAGATAGGGTACTTATAAAAGTTACAGAATTTAAAGCAGAAAGCTTTGAAGAGTTATATCAAGGAACATTAAAGGTAAATTGGGGAGATATAATTCCTGAGGATGGTTTTATGCATATTACAGGAAAGTCAGTAAAATCAAAGCTATTTAGTGTTCCTGATTGTCAAAGTATAGTTAAAAAAGCTGTAGTTGAATCCATGAAGAGAAAATACAATAAAGAATGGTTTTCAGAGGACGGACCAGAATATAAAATAGAGGTAGCTCTTTTAAAGGACATAGTAACATTAACTATCGATACTTCAGGCCCAGGTTTACATAAAAGAGGATACAGGGAAAAAGCAGGTGAAGCCCCTATGAAAGAAACATTGGCAGCAGCTTTAGTGCTTTTAAGTAACTGGAATAGTTCAAAACTTCTTATAGATCCTTGTTGTGGTTCTGGAACTATAGCAATAGAAGCTGCCTTAATAGGTAAAAATATAGCTCCTGGACTAAATAGAAATTTTGTGTCAGAAAATTGGCCTCAAATTCCTAAAGAAGTTTGGGAACAAACTAGGGATTACGCTAAAAGAAAAATAAACAATGAAGATTTAAAGATAATGGCATTGGATATAAATAAAGGAGTTTTAAGAACTGCCAGAGAAAATGCTAAAGGTGCAGGAATTTCGGAGTACATTCATTTTCAGCAAATACCAGTTCAAGAGTTTACTACAAAGAAAAAAGGAGCATGCGTCATATCTAATCCACCTTATGGAGAGAGAATAGGTGAGATTAAAGAGGTTGAAAGTATATACAAAAGATTAGGAGAGTTGTATAAAGAAAATGATACTTGGTCATTTTTTATAATAACCTCTAATGAATGCTTCCAAAAGAACTTCGGTAGAAAAGCAGATAAAAACAGAAAACTTTATAATGGCCGAATTAAGTGCTATTATTATCAGTACATAAGATAA